Proteins encoded by one window of Marixanthomonas sp. SCSIO 43207:
- a CDS encoding M20/M25/M40 family metallo-hydrolase — translation MKKITSLLLFLLFSGILFAQEGPFYATMDATDANNLKKEMPQEIQIIAIKQNQAAVYISEEAAHAMHRNVVTHGPGYVFKASEELALKAIEPKPAKKQRRVLDFTINQDAAVAEAIEMVNAQNIEDQIIELQDYGTRFHTKPEAEQAVLDLKDKWEAMAQAAGRTDVSVRIVNHVNTGMPSAVMTIEGAETPDEFVIIGGHIDSTAPGSNNNVAPGADDDASGISTITEVARVLFDMEFVPNRTVEFMAFAAEEIGLVGSAEIAEEYKNNNVNVVAYVQFDMTNFAGSLNDVYITTDSYNSNDLNAFLIELMEYYNASGPHQITYGNTACNYGCSDHFSWADQGYEAAFPFEASFSESNPNIHTPNDTYDITGDAFKAAKFAKLGLEFVIETAKSNTLSVSEIAGLDFDFIVNNKQVIYTLKNVSETLQTLSIIDVAGKKVFSANDLGQQGALSIENLSQGFYVAVFTTQTNKVITKKFVLN, via the coding sequence ATGAAAAAAATTACTTCCCTCTTATTATTTTTACTTTTTTCAGGAATTCTTTTTGCTCAAGAAGGTCCGTTTTATGCAACGATGGATGCTACAGATGCTAACAATCTTAAAAAAGAAATGCCTCAAGAAATTCAGATTATAGCAATTAAACAAAATCAAGCCGCTGTTTATATTTCAGAAGAAGCTGCTCATGCTATGCACCGTAATGTGGTTACGCATGGACCTGGATATGTTTTTAAAGCTTCAGAAGAACTTGCGCTTAAAGCAATAGAACCTAAGCCTGCCAAAAAACAACGAAGAGTTCTGGATTTTACAATTAATCAAGACGCCGCAGTTGCCGAAGCAATTGAAATGGTCAATGCACAAAATATTGAAGATCAAATTATTGAATTACAAGATTATGGCACTCGCTTTCATACCAAGCCTGAAGCAGAACAAGCGGTTTTAGACCTAAAAGATAAGTGGGAAGCGATGGCTCAAGCTGCCGGAAGAACGGATGTTTCCGTGCGTATTGTAAATCACGTAAATACAGGAATGCCCTCTGCTGTGATGACTATTGAGGGAGCCGAAACACCAGATGAGTTTGTGATCATTGGAGGTCATATAGACTCTACTGCTCCGGGTTCAAACAATAACGTAGCTCCAGGTGCAGATGATGATGCTTCGGGTATTTCAACAATCACCGAAGTAGCACGTGTATTGTTTGATATGGAGTTTGTTCCTAACCGAACTGTTGAGTTTATGGCGTTTGCTGCCGAGGAAATAGGTCTTGTAGGTTCTGCTGAAATTGCTGAAGAGTATAAGAATAATAATGTGAATGTTGTAGCTTATGTACAATTTGATATGACCAACTTTGCGGGTTCTTTAAACGATGTTTACATTACAACAGATAGCTATAACAGTAACGACTTAAACGCTTTTTTAATTGAATTAATGGAATATTACAACGCTTCTGGTCCGCATCAAATTACCTACGGAAACACAGCATGTAATTACGGTTGTTCAGATCATTTCAGTTGGGCAGATCAAGGGTATGAAGCTGCTTTTCCTTTTGAGGCAAGTTTTTCTGAAAGTAACCCAAATATTCATACTCCTAATGATACATATGATATAACCGGAGATGCTTTTAAAGCTGCAAAGTTTGCCAAACTAGGCTTAGAGTTTGTTATTGAAACAGCCAAAAGTAACACGCTTTCTGTTTCTGAAATTGCTGGACTTGATTTTGATTTTATCGTAAATAATAAACAAGTAATTTATACTCTAAAAAACGTTTCTGAAACATTACAAACATTAAGTATTATAGACGTTGCCGGAAAAAAAGTATTTAGTGCAAATGACCTTGGTCAACAAGGTGCGTTAAGTATTGAAAACCTATCACAAGGTTTTTATGTGGCAGTATTTACTACTCAAACAAATAAAGTGATTACCAAGAAGTTTGTGCTTAATTAA
- a CDS encoding DUF4136 domain-containing protein has protein sequence MKYVIVCCFAFLFTSCIATMDVQYDETLDVKKYKTYSFYPVIDSNLPETETKQIMQLITFQLFKLNYKKADNPDFYINFFVEENNMYIPKSSEEEPETETPSDDKTKSNTLRLKTVAIDQVMYLDVVDVKNDQLAWSAIIEGSIEEPITEEKMFQYYSEKIEKAFIKFQEVSN, from the coding sequence ATGAAATATGTAATTGTTTGCTGTTTTGCGTTTTTGTTTACATCGTGTATTGCTACAATGGATGTGCAGTATGATGAAACCCTTGATGTAAAAAAATATAAAACCTACAGTTTTTATCCGGTTATCGATTCAAACCTTCCCGAAACCGAAACAAAGCAAATTATGCAGCTTATAACATTTCAGCTTTTTAAATTAAATTATAAAAAAGCCGACAATCCAGATTTTTACATCAATTTTTTTGTTGAAGAAAATAATATGTACATCCCAAAGTCTTCAGAAGAAGAACCTGAAACCGAAACACCTTCAGATGATAAAACAAAAAGTAATACCTTACGTTTAAAAACTGTGGCAATAGACCAAGTAATGTATTTGGATGTAGTAGATGTAAAAAACGACCAATTGGCTTGGAGTGCTATAATTGAAGGTTCAATTGAAGAACCCATAACAGAAGAAAAAATGTTTCAGTATTATTCTGAAAAAATTGAAAAAGCTTTTATAAAATTTCAAGAAGTCTCAAATTGA
- a CDS encoding RDD family protein — MFTDFNYNQPYFMENEFTDVMSQRTDRDLIQIVTSDREKYQPEALEAADAEIKSRNIDTSTFNDLREQSIIERQKRDAVISDLAPGHLRLVNHIIDLLVSYILSMFVFSICSLFLPEIESPLVTIVVILLVFGTFISYYVIMEVAWQKTLGNLLQRPR; from the coding sequence ATGTTTACAGATTTTAATTACAACCAACCATACTTTATGGAAAATGAGTTTACAGATGTGATGTCTCAACGCACTGATAGAGATTTAATACAAATTGTTACTTCAGATAGGGAGAAATATCAACCTGAAGCACTAGAAGCCGCAGATGCAGAGATTAAATCTAGAAATATTGATACGAGTACCTTTAACGACTTACGAGAACAATCAATTATTGAACGCCAAAAAAGGGATGCGGTTATAAGTGATTTGGCACCCGGTCACTTACGTTTAGTAAACCACATAATAGATTTGCTAGTTTCTTATATACTTTCAATGTTTGTATTTTCAATATGTAGTTTGTTTTTACCAGAGATAGAAAGCCCCTTGGTTACCATAGTAGTTATATTGTTAGTGTTTGGTACCTTCATATCATATTATGTTATTATGGAGGTTGCTTGGCAAAAGACACTAGGGAATTTGCTACAAAGACCAAGGTAG
- a CDS encoding lipopolysaccharide assembly protein LapB, with translation MKKILFLLVLIPCFAFAQNTFEQAESYYKKEQFSKAKPLFKQYLKQHPNHKKTREYLGDIASYAKDWDTAIDYYEALVEENEKSANYHFKYGGAMGMKALEISKIRALTYIDDIKEHFEIAARLDPNHIEVRWALVEFYIQLPGIIGGSEKKAMSYANELLQISPVDGFLANGYIAEYNDRPEEAESYYKRAIEVGGSPHTYEKLTNLYEKNNKPKEAIETASISLQKHKRNSLNYQIGKIAAQYDLSPQLGIACLQAYIKNHSVRDGVPKDWAYYRLAQIYKNLGNKDDALSWINKALSSRSDFEEAQEEKQQILAM, from the coding sequence ATGAAAAAAATACTTTTCTTACTTGTATTGATTCCTTGTTTTGCTTTTGCTCAAAACACCTTTGAGCAGGCCGAGTCTTATTACAAAAAAGAACAATTCAGCAAAGCAAAACCATTATTCAAACAGTATTTAAAACAACATCCTAATCATAAAAAAACACGTGAGTATCTAGGAGATATTGCTAGCTATGCTAAGGATTGGGATACCGCTATTGATTACTACGAAGCTTTGGTAGAAGAGAATGAAAAAAGCGCAAATTATCATTTTAAGTATGGTGGGGCAATGGGGATGAAAGCGCTAGAAATAAGTAAAATAAGAGCGCTAACGTATATTGATGATATTAAAGAGCATTTTGAGATCGCAGCACGATTAGACCCTAACCATATAGAGGTGCGTTGGGCACTGGTAGAGTTTTATATTCAACTACCCGGGATTATTGGAGGTAGTGAAAAGAAAGCAATGAGTTATGCTAATGAATTATTGCAAATTTCACCGGTAGATGGTTTTTTGGCAAATGGATATATTGCAGAATATAACGATCGTCCTGAGGAGGCAGAAAGCTACTACAAAAGGGCGATAGAAGTAGGTGGGTCACCCCATACCTATGAAAAGCTTACAAACCTTTACGAGAAAAATAATAAACCAAAAGAAGCAATAGAGACAGCATCTATCTCTCTACAAAAGCATAAACGTAATAGTTTAAACTATCAAATTGGTAAAATTGCTGCACAGTATGATTTGAGTCCGCAGTTGGGAATTGCTTGTTTACAGGCTTACATAAAAAATCATTCAGTGCGAGATGGTGTTCCAAAAGATTGGGCTTATTATCGATTGGCACAGATTTATAAAAACTTAGGAAATAAAGATGATGCTTTAAGCTGGATTAATAAAGCACTCTCTAGTCGGTCAGATTTTGAGGAAGCTCAAGAAGAAAAGCAGCAAATTCTTGCTATGTAA
- the purE gene encoding 5-(carboxyamino)imidazole ribonucleotide mutase produces MSKVGIIMGSTSDLPVMQEAIDILKGFDIEVEVDIVSAHRTPDKLFDYGKNAHTRGIKVIIAGAGGAAHLPGMIASLSPLPVVGVPVKSSNSIDGWDSVLSILQMPGGVPVATVALNGAKNAGILAAQIIGSSDKCVLDKVIAYKEGLKLKVEEGAKKVRNEKH; encoded by the coding sequence ATGAGTAAAGTAGGAATTATAATGGGCAGTACGAGTGACTTGCCGGTTATGCAAGAAGCTATAGATATACTTAAAGGCTTTGATATAGAAGTAGAAGTCGATATTGTATCTGCACACCGCACACCCGATAAATTATTTGATTATGGTAAAAACGCACACACGCGAGGCATCAAGGTAATAATTGCCGGTGCCGGCGGAGCAGCACATTTACCAGGTATGATAGCTTCTTTATCACCCCTTCCTGTGGTAGGTGTTCCTGTAAAGTCAAGCAACTCAATTGATGGTTGGGACTCGGTACTATCTATTTTACAAATGCCTGGCGGGGTTCCTGTGGCTACAGTAGCCTTAAACGGAGCCAAAAATGCCGGAATATTAGCTGCACAAATTATTGGTAGTTCAGACAAATGTGTTCTTGATAAAGTAATCGCCTACAAAGAAGGTTTAAAACTTAAAGTGGAAGAAGGAGCAAAAAAAGTGCGAAATGAAAAACACTAA
- the obgE gene encoding GTPase ObgE gives MTEGNFVDYVKIHVTSGKGGKGSTHLRREKYIPKGGPDGGDGGRGGHIIVKANKNMWTLYHLKFKRHFRAGHGGAGGKQTSTGADGDDVIIEVPLGTVIKNTDTGKTLFEMTEHDEERIVAEGGKGGKGNAHFKSATRQTPRFAQPGLEGEEVNITVELKVLADVGLVGFPNAGKSTLLSVVTAAKPKIANYEFTTLKPNLGIVTHREHNTFVMADIPGIIEGAAEGKGLGHYFLRHIERNSTLLFLIPADADDIKKQYDILLDELKRYNPELLDKERLIAISKSDMLDEELKGEMKAQLDDDFKNLDYLFISSVAQQGLVELKDKLWQMLNKDVEEV, from the coding sequence ATGACTGAAGGGAATTTTGTTGATTATGTAAAAATTCATGTTACTTCCGGAAAAGGAGGCAAAGGAAGTACGCACCTGCGTAGGGAAAAATACATCCCAAAAGGAGGTCCCGATGGAGGTGACGGAGGTCGTGGAGGTCATATAATCGTTAAGGCCAATAAAAATATGTGGACGCTATATCACTTAAAATTTAAGCGTCACTTTAGAGCTGGTCACGGAGGCGCAGGTGGTAAACAAACCAGCACCGGTGCTGATGGTGATGATGTAATTATTGAAGTACCTTTAGGAACTGTAATTAAAAACACAGACACCGGCAAAACCCTCTTTGAAATGACCGAACATGATGAAGAGCGCATTGTAGCCGAAGGCGGAAAAGGAGGAAAAGGAAATGCTCATTTCAAGTCGGCAACTAGACAAACACCGCGTTTTGCTCAACCAGGTTTAGAAGGAGAAGAAGTAAATATTACTGTAGAACTTAAAGTGTTGGCAGATGTAGGTTTGGTAGGGTTTCCTAATGCAGGAAAATCAACTTTACTCTCGGTAGTAACCGCTGCTAAACCAAAAATTGCCAATTATGAGTTTACTACTTTAAAACCAAACCTTGGTATTGTAACTCATAGAGAACATAACACCTTTGTAATGGCAGATATTCCTGGGATTATAGAAGGTGCTGCCGAAGGAAAAGGTCTAGGGCATTACTTTTTACGTCATATAGAACGTAACTCAACGTTGCTGTTTTTAATTCCTGCAGATGCAGATGATATAAAAAAACAATACGATATTTTACTAGATGAATTAAAACGCTATAATCCTGAATTGCTAGATAAGGAACGGTTAATTGCCATATCAAAAAGCGATATGCTTGATGAAGAGTTAAAAGGTGAAATGAAAGCCCAGCTCGATGATGATTTTAAAAACTTGGATTATCTATTTATTTCTTCTGTAGCGCAACAAGGTTTGGTAGAGCTTAAAGACAAACTTTGGCAGATGCTTAATAAAGATGTAGAAGAAGTTTAA
- a CDS encoding M3 family metallopeptidase produces MTETNRLLQPFNTAPFSKIKNEHFLPAIKQLIEDTKNEIDTITSNTEEPSFTNTVEALERTGEQLNRVTGIFFNLNSAETNEEIQKIAQEVSPLLSDFKNDLLLNEALFERVKSVYNRKKSLTLTSEESMLLEKQYKGFSRNGANLSEDKKEKLRKIDQDLSRLSLSFGENVLAETNNYELHITNEDQLSGLPEGAKEEAADTAKEKGKDGWIFTLAYPSYIPFMTYADNRELRKELSLAFGSKAFHNDKLDNQEHVLQIVNLRYQRAQLLGYDSHAHFVLEERMAETPEKVTSFLDELLQKAKPAAEKEFAELEAFAKELDGIDQLQKWDGAYYAEKLKQKKFNLDDEKLKPYFELKNVINGVFTVAEKLYGLSFEEVNNIDKYHPEVKTYRVTDSEDSLVAIFYADFHPRAGKRNGAWMTVYKQQEIIKGVNERPHISIVCNFTKPTASKPSLLTFNEVTTLFHEFGHALHGMLANTKYASLSGANVYWDFVELPSQILENWCYEKETLELFATHYKTGEVIPMEYVEKIKESAAFHEGMKTVRQLSFGMLDMAWHGGNPTSITNVKAHEKEAFEPTTLYPDVASNCMSTSFSHIFQGGYSAGYYSYKWAEVLDADAFAYFKQEGIFNKTVADKFKNYILSQGGTEDPMELYIRFRGKKPNPDALLKRAGLI; encoded by the coding sequence ATGACAGAAACAAACCGACTATTACAACCCTTTAATACAGCCCCGTTTTCCAAAATAAAAAACGAGCATTTTTTACCTGCCATAAAGCAGTTGATTGAAGATACAAAAAATGAAATAGATACTATCACCAGCAATACTGAAGAGCCTTCATTTACCAATACCGTCGAGGCACTAGAACGCACTGGCGAACAGTTAAATCGTGTGACAGGTATTTTCTTTAACCTTAACAGTGCCGAAACGAATGAAGAAATCCAAAAAATAGCACAAGAGGTTTCGCCATTGTTGTCAGATTTTAAAAATGACTTATTACTTAATGAAGCTTTATTTGAACGTGTAAAAAGCGTTTACAATCGTAAAAAATCATTGACACTTACTTCTGAAGAAAGCATGTTGCTAGAAAAGCAATACAAAGGTTTTTCGCGTAATGGTGCTAATCTTTCAGAAGATAAAAAAGAAAAACTACGTAAAATAGATCAAGATCTTTCTAGGTTGAGCCTAAGCTTTGGCGAAAATGTTTTGGCCGAAACTAATAACTATGAGTTACACATAACCAATGAAGATCAACTTTCAGGATTACCAGAAGGTGCAAAAGAAGAAGCTGCAGATACCGCCAAAGAAAAAGGGAAAGACGGATGGATTTTCACACTAGCCTATCCTAGTTATATTCCGTTTATGACCTATGCAGACAATCGAGAACTGCGTAAGGAGCTTTCATTGGCATTTGGCAGTAAAGCGTTTCATAACGACAAGTTAGACAACCAAGAACATGTGCTACAAATTGTCAATTTACGCTACCAACGTGCTCAATTATTAGGTTATGATAGTCACGCGCACTTTGTACTAGAAGAACGCATGGCAGAAACACCTGAAAAAGTAACTTCATTTTTAGATGAATTATTACAAAAAGCAAAACCTGCTGCCGAAAAAGAATTTGCAGAACTAGAAGCCTTTGCAAAAGAACTAGACGGAATTGATCAATTACAAAAATGGGATGGCGCATATTATGCAGAAAAACTTAAGCAGAAAAAATTCAATCTAGATGACGAAAAACTAAAACCCTATTTTGAATTAAAAAATGTTATTAATGGTGTTTTCACAGTAGCTGAAAAACTATACGGACTTTCATTTGAAGAAGTAAACAATATTGATAAATACCATCCTGAAGTAAAAACCTACCGCGTCACAGATTCCGAAGATTCTTTAGTGGCTATTTTTTATGCAGACTTTCACCCCAGAGCCGGAAAACGAAATGGTGCTTGGATGACTGTTTACAAACAACAAGAAATCATTAAAGGAGTTAATGAAAGACCTCACATATCTATAGTTTGTAATTTTACAAAGCCTACGGCTAGCAAACCATCTTTATTAACATTTAATGAAGTTACTACCTTATTTCACGAGTTTGGCCATGCCTTACACGGTATGTTGGCAAACACAAAGTATGCTAGTTTATCTGGAGCAAATGTGTATTGGGATTTTGTAGAATTACCTAGTCAAATTTTGGAAAACTGGTGTTACGAAAAAGAAACACTAGAGCTATTTGCTACGCATTACAAAACCGGTGAAGTAATTCCTATGGAATATGTTGAGAAGATTAAAGAGTCTGCTGCATTTCACGAAGGAATGAAAACCGTAAGACAATTGAGTTTTGGAATGCTAGATATGGCTTGGCACGGTGGTAACCCAACCAGTATAACCAATGTAAAAGCTCATGAAAAAGAAGCTTTTGAACCAACCACTTTATATCCTGATGTAGCTTCAAACTGTATGAGCACATCTTTTTCACATATTTTTCAAGGAGGATATTCTGCAGGATATTATAGTTATAAATGGGCCGAAGTATTAGACGCCGATGCTTTTGCGTATTTTAAACAAGAAGGCATCTTTAATAAAACAGTTGCCGATAAGTTTAAAAACTACATTTTATCTCAAGGAGGAACCGAAGACCCAATGGAATTGTATATTAGATTTCGAGGAAAAAAACCAAACCCTGATGCACTTTTAAAAAGAGCTGGTTTAATTTAA
- the purK gene encoding 5-(carboxyamino)imidazole ribonucleotide synthase codes for MNYFSSSFTLGILGGGQLGKMLLYETRKYDIKTNVLDPSPEAPCRIACDHFEQGDLMDYNTVYTFGKKADVLTFEIEGVNVEALEQLEKEGVTVYPSSDTLRKIQDKGVQKQFYKENKIPTSPFKRYEDKYTLNEAIVRKELHYPFVWKSCTGGYDGKGVSIIRDAEDVIPLPEGPCIAEKLIPFKNELAVIVARNASGEVKTYPVVEMEFHPEANQVEYVICPARIEPEVAKKARAVAKQVSEAFKHVGLLAVELFQTEDDDILVNEVAPRPHNSGHYSIEASYTNQFEQHLRAILDLPLGKTDSKVGGIMVNLVGDENHTGDVKYEKIETIMAMDGVTPHIYGKKQTRPFRKMGHVTIVDEDIAQARKVAEEVKKTIRVISK; via the coding sequence ATGAATTACTTTTCGTCCTCATTCACTTTAGGGATACTCGGTGGCGGCCAATTGGGCAAAATGCTACTGTATGAAACCCGCAAATACGATATTAAAACAAACGTACTAGATCCTAGTCCCGAAGCACCATGTCGCATTGCTTGTGACCATTTTGAACAAGGTGATTTAATGGATTATAACACGGTTTATACCTTCGGAAAAAAAGCAGATGTACTTACGTTTGAGATTGAAGGTGTAAATGTTGAAGCGCTTGAACAACTAGAAAAAGAAGGCGTTACCGTATATCCTTCTTCAGACACACTTCGTAAAATTCAAGATAAAGGCGTTCAAAAACAATTTTATAAAGAAAATAAAATACCTACATCTCCCTTTAAGCGCTATGAAGATAAGTATACATTAAACGAAGCCATTGTGCGCAAAGAGTTGCACTACCCATTTGTATGGAAGAGCTGCACAGGAGGTTATGACGGGAAAGGCGTTAGTATTATTAGAGATGCAGAAGATGTCATTCCACTTCCTGAAGGGCCCTGTATTGCAGAAAAGTTAATTCCGTTTAAAAATGAGCTAGCAGTAATTGTAGCTCGTAACGCTAGTGGAGAAGTAAAGACCTACCCTGTTGTTGAAATGGAGTTTCATCCAGAAGCCAATCAAGTTGAATATGTGATTTGCCCGGCAAGAATAGAACCGGAGGTAGCAAAAAAAGCAAGAGCCGTTGCCAAACAAGTCTCTGAAGCTTTCAAACATGTAGGTCTTTTGGCTGTAGAGTTATTTCAAACAGAAGATGATGACATTTTGGTTAACGAAGTTGCACCCAGACCTCACAACAGCGGTCATTACAGTATTGAAGCCAGTTACACCAATCAGTTTGAGCAACACTTGCGAGCCATTTTAGATTTACCTTTAGGAAAAACCGACAGTAAAGTAGGCGGAATAATGGTAAACTTGGTAGGTGATGAAAACCATACCGGTGATGTAAAATATGAGAAAATAGAAACCATCATGGCAATGGATGGTGTTACACCTCACATTTACGGAAAAAAACAAACGCGTCCTTTCAGAAAAATGGGACACGTGACAATTGTAGACGAAGACATAGCTCAAGCCCGTAAAGTTGCCGAAGAAGTAAAAAAAACCATACGAGTAATTAGCAAATAA
- the murC gene encoding UDP-N-acetylmuramate--L-alanine ligase, with protein sequence MRVHFIAIGGSAMHNLALALHEKGYQVTGSDDEIFDPSKSRLEAKGLLPVEYGWFPEKITSEIDAVILGMHAKEDNTELKKAESLGLKIYSYPEFLYEQSKHKTRVVIGGSHGKTTITSMILHVMHYHNKEVDYMVGAQLEGFDTMVHLTEENDFIVLEGDEYLSSPIDRRPKFHLYKPNIALLSGIAWDHINVFPTYENYVEQFKIFLNEITDGGAIIYNEEDAEVKQIVEATQNPIKKYPYKTPAHTVEDGETLLETSEGPMPIEIFGKHNLSNLEGARWICQLMGIDADDFYEAIATFKGASKRLEKIAETKTALAFKDYAHSPSKVKATTQAVKNQYPEKKLLACLELHTYSSLNPEFLTQYKGALDAADVAAVFYSPHAVMIKQLAEVKAEQIEEAFQRDDLIIFTNPADFKTFLYSEDYQNTVLLLMSSGNYGGLDFDEVTAYLE encoded by the coding sequence ATGCGCGTACATTTTATAGCTATAGGCGGTAGTGCCATGCACAATCTGGCTTTGGCACTTCATGAAAAAGGATATCAAGTAACCGGTAGTGACGATGAGATATTTGATCCCTCAAAAAGTAGGCTTGAAGCCAAAGGATTATTGCCGGTAGAATATGGCTGGTTTCCTGAAAAAATCACTTCAGAAATTGATGCTGTCATCCTAGGTATGCACGCAAAAGAAGATAATACTGAATTAAAAAAAGCTGAATCATTAGGACTAAAAATTTATTCTTACCCCGAGTTTTTATACGAACAATCAAAACATAAAACACGTGTTGTCATTGGAGGTTCACACGGAAAAACCACAATTACCTCCATGATTTTACACGTGATGCACTACCATAATAAAGAAGTTGATTATATGGTTGGGGCGCAACTAGAGGGTTTTGATACTATGGTTCACCTTACAGAAGAAAACGACTTTATCGTTTTGGAAGGTGACGAATATCTATCGTCTCCTATAGATCGTAGGCCAAAATTTCACCTGTATAAACCTAATATTGCTCTGTTAAGTGGTATCGCTTGGGATCATATCAATGTATTTCCTACCTATGAAAATTATGTTGAGCAGTTTAAAATATTTTTAAACGAGATTACAGACGGCGGAGCCATTATTTATAATGAAGAAGATGCTGAAGTAAAACAAATCGTTGAGGCAACTCAAAACCCTATAAAAAAATATCCATACAAAACCCCTGCACATACTGTTGAAGATGGTGAAACACTCTTAGAAACATCAGAAGGCCCTATGCCTATTGAAATCTTTGGAAAACATAACTTAAGTAATCTAGAAGGTGCTCGATGGATTTGCCAGTTAATGGGCATAGATGCAGATGATTTTTATGAAGCTATTGCTACCTTTAAAGGAGCTAGCAAGCGATTAGAAAAAATTGCTGAAACAAAAACAGCATTGGCTTTTAAAGATTATGCACATTCACCAAGCAAAGTAAAGGCAACTACTCAAGCTGTAAAAAATCAATATCCAGAAAAAAAACTATTGGCGTGCCTAGAATTGCACACATATAGCAGCTTAAACCCTGAATTTTTAACCCAATATAAAGGAGCGCTTGATGCAGCAGATGTAGCTGCAGTGTTTTACTCTCCTCACGCAGTAATGATTAAACAACTGGCAGAAGTAAAAGCCGAACAAATTGAAGAAGCTTTTCAGCGTGATGATTTAATTATATTTACCAATCCTGCAGATTTCAAAACCTTCTTATATTCTGAAGATTATCAAAACACCGTTCTATTATTAATGAGTAGTGGTAATTATGGAGGGTTAGACTTTGACGAGGTAACAGCGTACTTAGAATAA
- a CDS encoding sigma-70 family RNA polymerase sigma factor, whose protein sequence is MSTHTLHPETWVDRYSDYLYNYTIVRVNDHVMAQDLISETFLAGLKSKKNFKGNASERTWLIAILKRKIIDFYRKKNSKKGQAEVHIDYNDDEMEGDWLEERAEDTMYKTAEENLENNELGLAILECLDTLDERQASIFKMKTIDNFETEAICNEFDITPSNLWVIIHRARKTMANCLEKNWF, encoded by the coding sequence ATGTCTACACACACCCTACACCCCGAGACTTGGGTGGATCGATATTCAGACTACCTTTATAATTACACGATTGTTCGTGTTAATGATCACGTAATGGCACAAGATTTAATTTCTGAAACCTTTTTGGCTGGATTAAAATCTAAGAAAAACTTTAAAGGCAATGCAAGTGAACGCACTTGGCTTATTGCTATTTTGAAGCGAAAAATTATAGATTTTTACCGAAAGAAGAATTCAAAAAAAGGTCAAGCCGAAGTACATATAGACTACAATGATGACGAGATGGAAGGTGATTGGCTTGAAGAGCGTGCCGAAGATACTATGTATAAAACAGCCGAAGAAAACTTGGAAAATAACGAATTAGGTTTGGCCATTTTGGAATGTTTAGATACTTTGGACGAGCGACAAGCTTCTATTTTTAAAATGAAAACCATAGATAATTTTGAAACTGAAGCAATTTGTAATGAATTTGACATCACTCCGTCTAACCTATGGGTTATAATTCATCGTGCCCGTAAAACGATGGCAAATTGTCTAGAAAAAAACTGGTTTTAA
- a CDS encoding DUF4136 domain-containing protein: MKYFSIVLIALLFVSCGTSVGVDYDKEVNFAQYTTYNFFPTIDSGLNDLDDKRIMNVTDSLLQARGFKKSETPQVYINFYAKERLTNSRNTIGIGIGGGGGNVGVGVGGGIPIGGRVVEQVITMDFIDVSNDDLVWQAIAETELKEKAKPLQKKKHYEEVVSKILKKYPPSK, from the coding sequence ATGAAGTATTTTTCTATTGTATTGATTGCCCTGCTATTCGTTTCTTGCGGAACAAGTGTTGGAGTTGACTATGACAAAGAAGTTAATTTTGCACAATACACTACCTATAATTTTTTCCCTACAATTGATTCGGGGTTGAATGACCTGGATGACAAGCGCATTATGAACGTAACCGATAGCTTGTTGCAAGCTCGAGGTTTTAAAAAATCTGAAACACCACAGGTATACATAAATTTTTATGCTAAAGAACGTTTAACCAATTCTAGAAACACTATCGGAATTGGTATTGGCGGTGGTGGAGGCAATGTAGGAGTAGGTGTTGGCGGCGGTATTCCCATAGGAGGTCGTGTAGTTGAACAAGTTATAACAATGGATTTTATTGACGTATCAAATGACGATTTGGTATGGCAAGCAATTGCAGAAACCGAACTTAAAGAGAAAGCTAAACCCTTACAAAAGAAAAAACACTATGAAGAAGTGGTTTCAAAAATCTTAAAAAAATACCCGCCTTCAAAGTAA